In Belonocnema kinseyi isolate 2016_QV_RU_SX_M_011 chromosome 4, B_treatae_v1, whole genome shotgun sequence, a single window of DNA contains:
- the LOC117171971 gene encoding elongation of very long chain fatty acids protein 4-like, with the protein MDIREKFNYYYYEQADPRVTDWPLMGSMWPTFFILVSYVYVVFQCGPRYMKNKPAYDLRTFIRCYNIFQIVTNAYIVREILAVYPDAAALRCVPGDYSTTPSALRIARACYWVSLLKVIDLIETVIFVLRKKNNQITFLHVYHHITTVLAALISLRYVATGMAVFYPATNCSVHVIMYTYYLLSSIEGINKKVYPFKKYVTIIQMVQFVFLICHAIISLLPSCPVPRLPGLAMLPNVIFNFTLFYNFYKKSYMQPKKKKE; encoded by the exons atggaTATCAgagaaaagttcaattattactattatgaaCAAGCAG ATCCACGTGTAACGGATTGGCCTCTTATGGGAAGCATGTGGCCTACTTTTTTTATACTAGTCAGCTATGTATATGTTGTGTTCCAATGTGGTCCACGTTATATGAAGAACAAGCCCGCATATGATTTAAGGACGTTTATTAGAtgctacaatatttttcaaattgtaacaaATGCTTATATAGTAAGAGAAATATTAGCTGTTTATCCAGATGCCGCAGCTTTACGATGTGTTCCAGGAGATTATTCAACCACTCCGAGTGCTTTAAGA aTAGCAAGAGCATGTTACTGGGTATCATTATTGAAAGTCATTGACCTGATCGAAACTGTAATTTTTGTGCTCAggaaaaaaaataaccaaataacaTTTTTACACGTTTATCATCACATAACGACTGTACTGGCTGCTTTAATCTCCTTAAGATATGTTGCTACTGGAATGGCAGTTTTTTATCCAGCAACAAACTGTTCAGTTCATGTCATCATGTACACATACTACCTTCTCAGCAGTATAgaaggaattaataaaaaagtctaCCCCTTTAAAAAATACGTGACTATTATACAAATG gttcaatttgtgtttttaatttgtcATGCCATTATCTCTCTCTTGCCATCTTGTCCAGTACCAAGATTACCAGGCCTTGCAATGCTTCCAAATGTGATTTTCAACTTTAcgttattttataacttttataaaaaatcctacatgcaacctaaaaagaaaaaagaatag